Proteins encoded together in one Vigna angularis cultivar LongXiaoDou No.4 chromosome 5, ASM1680809v1, whole genome shotgun sequence window:
- the LOC108340062 gene encoding soluble inorganic pyrophosphatase 6, chloroplastic-like isoform X2, with amino-acid sequence MLWFNICVFCYGSIACYNIHWNYGLLPQTWENPSFANSKVEGEVGDNDPERKICEVLKVKPLGALAMIDEGELDSKIVAISLNDTKASLVNDVNDVEKHFTMTRRILWK; translated from the exons ATGCTCTGGtttaatatttgtgttttttgttaTGGATCAATAGCTTG CTACAATATACATTGGAACTATGGCTTACTTCCACAAACATGGGAAAATCCATCTTTTGCAAACTCTAAAGTTGAAGGAGAAGTGGGAGATAACGATCCAG AGAGGAaaatatgtgaggttttgaaggTCAAACCCTTGGGTGCATTAGCCATGATTGATGAAGGGGAACTTGATTCGAAAATAGTTGCAATCTCATTAAATGATACAAAGGCATCATTGGTGAATGATGTTAATGACGTTGAGAAGCATTTCACT ATGACGAGGAGGATACTTTGGAAATAG
- the LOC108339391 gene encoding uncharacterized protein LOC108339391 codes for MEVEEDDGERTTTDEVWKERIEGQQPDVEAESREADEVQVEAERIEVEEADGERTAADEVQEDEGERTEVEEGDAERTAANEVHEEMIQVEEADVEAERIEAQDGEGHSLDGQAYKIEVQDLEDIEVEVCDWSTSRDDDDGDGEMLSEDGLVDINVQCDVSDSSGNLEVEVEFVLFGSELDMEEDDINDSIWFNDE; via the coding sequence ATGgaggttgaggaagatgatggTGAGAGGACAACAACAGATGAAGTATGGAAAGAGAGGATAGAGGGACAACAACCTGATGTTGAGGCTGAGAGTAGAGAAGCAGATGAAGTTCAAGTTGAGGCTGAGAGGATAGAGGTTGAGGAAGCTGATGGTGAGAGGACAGCAGCAGATGAAGTGCAGGAAGATGAGGGTGAGAGGACAGAGGTTGAGGAAGGTGATGCTGAGAGGACAGCAGCAAATGAAGTGCATGAAGAAATGATACAGGTTGAGGAAGCTGATGTTGAGGCTGAGAGGATAGAAGCACAAGATGGTGAGGGTCATAGCTTAGATGGTCAGGCTTACAAAATAGAAGTACAAGACTTGGAGGATATAGAAGTAGAAGTCTGTGATTGGAGTACATCacgtgatgatgatgatggtgatggtgaGATGCTTAGTGAGGATGGGTTAGTAGACATAAATGTGCAGTGTGATGTAAGTGACAGTTCTGGTAATTTGgaggttgaggttgaatttgttttatttgggTCTGAGttagatatggaagaagatgatatTAATGATTCCATTTGGTTCAATGATGAATGA
- the LOC108340062 gene encoding soluble inorganic pyrophosphatase 6, chloroplastic-like isoform X1 produces MLWFNICVFCYGSIACYNIHWNYGLLPQTWENPSFANSKVEGEVGDNDPERKICEVLKVKPLGALAMIDEGELDSKIVAISLNDTKASLVNDVNDVEKHFTQAGDANEPKSLLSTRSKTFILWK; encoded by the exons ATGCTCTGGtttaatatttgtgttttttgttaTGGATCAATAGCTTG CTACAATATACATTGGAACTATGGCTTACTTCCACAAACATGGGAAAATCCATCTTTTGCAAACTCTAAAGTTGAAGGAGAAGTGGGAGATAACGATCCAG AGAGGAaaatatgtgaggttttgaaggTCAAACCCTTGGGTGCATTAGCCATGATTGATGAAGGGGAACTTGATTCGAAAATAGTTGCAATCTCATTAAATGATACAAAGGCATCATTGGTGAATGATGTTAATGACGTTGAGAAGCATTTCACT CAAGCTGGTGATGCAAATGAGCCCAAGTCTCTTTTGAGTACAAGATCAAAGACATTCATCTTGTGGAAGTGA